A portion of the Celeribacter baekdonensis genome contains these proteins:
- a CDS encoding NAD(P)/FAD-dependent oxidoreductase: MAHIVVLGAGLGGTIQAYELKETVGKDDKITVISNKSYFQFTPSNPWAGVGWRKKKDLIIELEPVMKKRGIDFICDGAKKLIPQENKIILDSGKEVTYDYLVLATGPDLAFDEIEGFGPEGFTHSVCHVEHAEVSGDGWDAFCANPGPIVVGAVQGASCFGPAYEYAMTIDTDLRRRKVRDQVPMTFVTPEPYIGHLGLGGVGDTKGMLESIMRERSIRWITNAKVNRFEEGKVFVTEHDEDGKPKKEHELPFSYSMLLPAFRGIPALMGVEGLVNPRGFVIVDDFQRNPTFPNIFGIGVCIAIAPKEPTVVPTGVPKTGFMIESMVTATAHNIPLVMAGKEPQKLATWNALCLADFGDGGAAFLAMPQNPPRNVNWAASGKWVHWAKLGFEWYFMRKVRKGVSEPFYERMVMKMLKVNKLKN; encoded by the coding sequence ATGGCGCATATTGTTGTGCTCGGAGCAGGCCTTGGGGGGACCATTCAGGCCTATGAATTGAAAGAAACCGTGGGAAAAGACGATAAGATCACGGTGATTTCCAACAAAAGCTATTTCCAATTTACGCCGTCAAACCCCTGGGCGGGTGTGGGCTGGCGCAAAAAGAAAGACCTGATCATCGAGCTTGAGCCGGTGATGAAAAAACGCGGGATTGATTTTATCTGCGATGGGGCTAAAAAGCTGATCCCGCAGGAAAATAAGATCATTTTGGACAGCGGCAAAGAGGTCACTTACGACTATCTTGTCTTGGCCACGGGCCCCGATCTGGCCTTTGACGAGATCGAAGGCTTCGGCCCCGAAGGCTTCACCCATTCCGTCTGTCACGTCGAACATGCCGAAGTGTCGGGCGACGGTTGGGATGCGTTTTGTGCCAATCCCGGTCCGATTGTCGTGGGTGCCGTTCAGGGCGCGTCCTGTTTTGGCCCGGCCTATGAATATGCCATGACGATAGACACCGACCTGCGCCGCCGCAAAGTGCGTGATCAGGTGCCGATGACCTTTGTCACGCCTGAACCCTATATCGGCCACCTTGGCCTTGGCGGGGTGGGCGACACTAAGGGGATGCTCGAATCCATCATGCGCGAACGTTCGATCCGCTGGATCACCAACGCCAAGGTGAACCGGTTTGAGGAGGGCAAAGTGTTCGTGACAGAGCATGACGAGGACGGCAAACCGAAGAAAGAGCATGAATTGCCGTTTAGCTATTCGATGCTTTTGCCGGCTTTCCGCGGCATCCCGGCGCTGATGGGGGTCGAGGGATTGGTCAATCCGCGCGGCTTTGTCATTGTCGACGATTTCCAACGCAACCCGACCTTCCCGAACATTTTCGGCATCGGCGTGTGCATCGCGATCGCACCGAAAGAGCCAACCGTTGTGCCAACAGGCGTGCCAAAAACCGGCTTCATGATCGAATCCATGGTCACCGCCACCGCGCATAATATCCCTCTGGTGATGGCGGGCAAAGAGCCGCAGAAACTCGCGACATGGAATGCGCTGTGTCTGGCCGATTTTGGCGATGGCGGGGCGGCGTTTTTGGCCATGCCGCAAAACCCACCGCGAAACGTCAACTGGGCGGCATCTGGCAAGTGGGTGCATTGGGCCAAGCTGGGCTTTGAATGGTACTTCATGCGCAAAGTCCGCAAGGGCGTTTCCGAGCCGTTCTATGAGCGGATGGTGATGAAAATGCTGAAAGTGAATAAGCTCAAGAACTGA